The Litoribacterium kuwaitense DNA window GTGCTTCGGCAAGACGATCGGGATGCTTCGTATCACCACCAGCAGAAAGAAAGCCGAAGCCGTCCTCTTGCGTGTAATCAAAGGAAAAGCTTTCATCAATGATTTCTTCCTCTAACATGCGCTCATAAGCTGAAGAGCTTTTGCCAAGCAAGTAATCAAGGCCGACATTGACAGCAATTTCATGCTTTAACATCTCTTCTCCTTGACGAGATGGAGCTGGGTCTTTAAAACCGACTAAGCATTTTGGCGTTTGTACAGCCATATGAATCACCTTGTTTTGCTCGGCGGCTGTCTGAGGCTCTTCCTCGAAGAAACGTTGAACCGGCGGCTGCTCGGTAAACGGCTTCTGCGCTTGATTTGTACGGACTTGGTTAAAAATATCTTCAGGTATGACATTTCCTGTCACGAATAGCACCATGTTGCTTGGGTGGTAAAACGTTTTATAGCACGTATAGAGCAAGTCAGCTGTAATCTTGTCAATCGAGGCAACAGTACCAGCGATATCGACTTGAACTGGATGATGATGATGTAATGCATCAATGAGGCCAAAAAAGAGACGCCAGTCTGCATTATCATTGTACATATTGATTTCTTGGCCGATAATCCCTTTTTCTTTTTCAACCGTTTCTTCCGTAAAGTAAGGGTCTTGCACGAAATCGATTAATGTCTCGAGATTTTCACTGACATTTGATGTCGTAGAAAACAAATACGCTGTTCGTGTAAAGGAAGTAAAAGCGTTCGCACTAGCCCCTTGTTTTGAGAACTGCTGAAAGACATCACCGTCTTCTTTTTCAAACAATTTATGCTCAAGAAAATGGGCAATGCCATCCGGTACGTGTAATGATTCCGTTTGACCGAGCGGAACAAATTTAGAATCAATTGAACCGTATTTAGTAGTAAATGTGGCAAAGGTTTTGTTGAATCCTTTTTAGGCAGGACATACACTTCCAGCCCATTGTCCATCGTCTCATAATAAAGGGTCTCGTCCAGCTGTTGAAAGGTTTTTTCTTGCATCAATTACGCCTCCAGACCTTTTAGAAAATACACCGTATCTAGCGTAGCTTTATTAGCTACAGCGATAATATCATCGTTTTTCACACGCTGAATACCTTCCAGCCAGTTTTCTACAGTACGGTTCGTCCCTGCGACCCGGTTGTTGTAGAGCATTTCAACGATTCCTCGTGGCGTATCCAGCATTTCAAGCAGCTGATTACGGATCATCGCCTTCGTTTGAGCGACCTCAGTTTCTGAAAAACGCCCTTTCTGCATATCTTCCATTTGCTGAATAATGATGTCTCTCGTCTTCGTAAACTGTTCAAACTCGATACCGCTCATCACAAGCAAAAGTCCTTTATGGCTTTCTAACCGGGATGCAGCATAGTACGCGAGACTTTCTTTTTCACGAACATTAATAAATAATTTGGAGTGCGAAAAGCCGCCAAAAATGCCATTCATCACTTGTAAAGCAAAATAGTCGTCTGATGCGTAATCAATTGCTACACGGTAACCTATATTGAGCTTTCCTTGCATGATATCCTGAGCTTCTTGAACGTCTTTCACTTTCGTTGGAGTCACCGGAGCATCAGTAGACTTTAGGGATTGTACCGATCGTTCGTTCGGAAACTGAAAGTGGCGAGAGACAAGCGCTATGACGTCATCTTCCTCGACATCCCCGACGACGTATAAATCCATCTGGTCATTCATGAGCACAGCTTGATACATACGTACCAGTTCAGCCATTTCAAGCTCGCGTATCGCTTGACGTTCTCCATACGGATGAAGGCGAAACACTTCATTGGCGCACATTTCTTCAATAAGACGCACACCCGCATAGCGCATTTTATCATCAAGAATCGCATCGAGACGCTGTATGAGCGCACGTTTTTCCCGCTCGACGATATCTGCCTTAAACTGACCATTGTCCATCGCTGGTCGCAGAAGTACGTCAGAAAGCATTTGGATAGCCGTCTCTAACAATGATGAATCCTCTTTTAAAAACTTCTCATTCACCATGTCGACTCGGAAGGTGATTAAGTGATCATTACCTTTTTTCGATACATCGACATCCAGACGTGCTCCGTACAAACGCTCCAGTTCAGAGCGAAGCGATTTTGTTGTCGGAAACTTTTCGGTCGCACTTTCGAGCACCTGTGCAAGCAATGCCCTTCCGGCGACCGTTTTTTCGTCCAATGGCGCCCTTAGCTTTAAGATCAGCGTATTTGTTTTAAACGAGTCATTTTTTAGTAGGTGGACATGAAAGCCATTCACTTCATGCGCTTTTTCGTTGTATACCTCTAAAGTCATGACATCTCCTCCTCGTCTGTTATTTCATTTCATGAATTGGAAGCTTCGTCCACTGAAGGCTTAGAGACGAGCACTTCCCTTGGTTTACTTCCCTCATAAGGCCCGACGATGTTCCGCTCCTCCATCGCATCGATCAGTCTTGCAGCTCGTGTATAACCAATGCGGAAGCGACGCTGTAGCATCGACACTGATGCCGTTTGCATTTCGGCGATTAAAGACACTGCGTCATCATAAAGCTCATCCTCAACTTCAGACGTGACTTGCTCGGTCTCGTCGGGAATCATTTCTTCCTGATACTGCGCTTTTTGCTGTGTAATGACGTGATTCACGACACGTTCTACTTCATCGTCAGATAAAAATGCCCCTTGCACTCTTGTTGGTCTGGAAGCACCGACCGGTAAAA harbors:
- the yfmF gene encoding EF-P 5-aminopentanol modification-associated protein YfmF yields the protein MTLEVYNEKAHEVNGFHVHLLKNDSFKTNTLILKLRAPLDEKTVAGRALLAQVLESATEKFPTTKSLRSELERLYGARLDVDVSKKGNDHLITFRVDMVNEKFLKEDSSLLETAIQMLSDVLLRPAMDNGQFKADIVEREKRALIQRLDAILDDKMRYAGVRLIEEMCANEVFRLHPYGERQAIRELEMAELVRMYQAVLMNDQMDLYVVGDVEEDDVIALVSRHFQFPNERSVQSLKSTDAPVTPTKVKDVQEAQDIMQGKLNIGYRVAIDYASDDYFALQVMNGIFGGFSHSKLFINVREKESLAYYAASRLESHKGLLLVMSGIEFEQFTKTRDIIIQQMEDMQKGRFSETEVAQTKAMIRNQLLEMLDTPRGIVEMLYNNRVAGTNRTVENWLEGIQRVKNDDIIAVANKATLDTVYFLKGLEA